In a genomic window of Chrysemys picta bellii isolate R12L10 chromosome 1, ASM1138683v2, whole genome shotgun sequence:
- the MRPS33 gene encoding small ribosomal subunit protein mS33, whose product MSALSNYALRMARLSARIFGEVVRPTDNKSMKVVKLFSEQPLAKQKEVYDWYPPHNTYVALMKNLRFLGLYRDEHQDFKEEMRRLKKLRGKGKPKKGEGKRATKKK is encoded by the exons ATGTCTGCTCTTTCCAATTATGCCTTGCGGATGGCCCGCCTGAGTGCCCGGATATTTGGAGAAGTTGTCAGGCCAACAGACAATAAGTCCATGAAAGTAGTGAAGCTGTTCAGCGAGCAGCCCCTTGCCAAACAGAAGGAAGTCTACGATTGGTATCCTCCTCACAACACCTACGTCGCCCTCATGAAGAACCTCCGCTTCCTTGGCCTCTACAG AGATGAACATCAAGATTTTAAGGAAGAGATGAGACGGCTAAAGAAGCTCCGTGGTAAAGGAAAACCcaagaaaggagaaggaaagagagctACCAAGAAGAAATAG